The Rhinatrema bivittatum chromosome 4, aRhiBiv1.1, whole genome shotgun sequence genome window below encodes:
- the LOC115090037 gene encoding carbohydrate sulfotransferase 11-like isoform X1: MMKLLPRFFKLLLLSGLLLCFFKSSQWVHLWRPRKADPTQTWLEIQTQRKIILNSACLKLNLTDTVNKLKPRVAIQLYVEHNHRLIFCSIPKVGCSNWLRILLILQKNLSSELTKESINRNELLKYIHTTPLLIKLNRYPSTLQQELLSNYTKVMVTRDPFERLVSAYRNKILHGVQSFMKLIKAAFPKSSNNVTFQEFVNFILQEKLNNNHWRPMYKLCDPCRIHYDIIGKIETVNQDADHILKSIGAPEDLHYPTFKTFATEPRTNEQITAEYFGNLSSKQVEQLLKLYEFDFSLFNYSSNVKYMNLSVL; the protein is encoded by the exons ATGATGAAACTGCTCCCAAGGTTTTTCAAGCTTCTTCTCCTGTCTGGGCTCCTGCTGTGTTTTTTCAAGAGTTCACAGTGGGTGCATTTGTGGCGTCCGAGGAAGGCAG ATCCTACACAAACCTGGCTGGAGATTCAAACACAGCGTAAAATTatactgaactctgcctgcctgaaACTCAACCTCACTGATACGGTCAACAAACTGAAACCACGTGTTGCTATACAGCTGTATGTGGAGCATAACCATAGATTAATCTTCTGTAGTATACCTAAGGTAGGTTGCTCTAACTGGTTGAGGATCCTTCTCATCCTCCAGAAGAACCTGAGCAGTGAATTAACCAAGGAGAGCATTAATAGGAATGAGCTTTTGAAGTATATCCATACAACGCCATTGCTGATAAAGTTGAACCGTTATCCTTCCACCCTGCAACAGGAGCTGCTCAGTAATTACACCAAAGTGATGGTCACCCGGGATCCCTTTGAAAGGTTGGTTTCCGCTTACAGGAACAAGATCTTACATGGTGTGCAAAGCTTCATGAAACTTATTAAGGCAGCTTTCCCGAAGTCTTCGAATAATGTGACATTCCAAGAATTTGTTAACTTTATCCTGCAAGAAAAATTGAATAATAATCATTGGAGGCCAATGTACAAGCTCTGTGATCCCTGTCGCATTCACTATGATATAATAGGCAAGATAGAGACCGTGAATCAAGATGCTGACCACATCCTAAAGAGCATCGGGGCCCCTGAGGATCTGCACTACCCTACATTTAAGACATTTGCAACAGAGCCCCGGACTAATGAACAGATCACTGCAGAATATTTTGGAAATCTGAGTTCAAAACAGGTGGAACAATTGCTTAAACTATATGAATTTGATTTCTCTTTATTTAACTACTCTAGTAATGTAAAATACATGAACCTCTCAGTTTTGTGA
- the LOC115090037 gene encoding carbohydrate sulfotransferase 11-like isoform X2 has translation MMKLLPRFFKLLLLSGLLLCFFKSSQWVHLWRPRKADPTQTWLEIQTQRKIILNSACLKLNLTDTVNKLKPRVAIQLYVEHNHRLIFCSIPKELLSNYTKVMVTRDPFERLVSAYRNKILHGVQSFMKLIKAAFPKSSNNVTFQEFVNFILQEKLNNNHWRPMYKLCDPCRIHYDIIGKIETVNQDADHILKSIGAPEDLHYPTFKTFATEPRTNEQITAEYFGNLSSKQVEQLLKLYEFDFSLFNYSSNVKYMNLSVL, from the exons ATGATGAAACTGCTCCCAAGGTTTTTCAAGCTTCTTCTCCTGTCTGGGCTCCTGCTGTGTTTTTTCAAGAGTTCACAGTGGGTGCATTTGTGGCGTCCGAGGAAGGCAG ATCCTACACAAACCTGGCTGGAGATTCAAACACAGCGTAAAATTatactgaactctgcctgcctgaaACTCAACCTCACTGATACGGTCAACAAACTGAAACCACGTGTTGCTATACAGCTGTATGTGGAGCATAACCATAGATTAATCTTCTGTAGTATACCTAAG GAGCTGCTCAGTAATTACACCAAAGTGATGGTCACCCGGGATCCCTTTGAAAGGTTGGTTTCCGCTTACAGGAACAAGATCTTACATGGTGTGCAAAGCTTCATGAAACTTATTAAGGCAGCTTTCCCGAAGTCTTCGAATAATGTGACATTCCAAGAATTTGTTAACTTTATCCTGCAAGAAAAATTGAATAATAATCATTGGAGGCCAATGTACAAGCTCTGTGATCCCTGTCGCATTCACTATGATATAATAGGCAAGATAGAGACCGTGAATCAAGATGCTGACCACATCCTAAAGAGCATCGGGGCCCCTGAGGATCTGCACTACCCTACATTTAAGACATTTGCAACAGAGCCCCGGACTAATGAACAGATCACTGCAGAATATTTTGGAAATCTGAGTTCAAAACAGGTGGAACAATTGCTTAAACTATATGAATTTGATTTCTCTTTATTTAACTACTCTAGTAATGTAAAATACATGAACCTCTCAGTTTTGTGA